Proteins encoded in a region of the Bactrocera tryoni isolate S06 chromosome 4, CSIRO_BtryS06_freeze2, whole genome shotgun sequence genome:
- the LOC120775598 gene encoding segmentation protein Runt isoform X2 — MHLPAGPTMVAAPAQLANGPAPPSAMPHAQSGAPTHVPSSASSTGSSTPDNSSSNNNNNNSSSTKLPPSMTDMFASLHEMLQEYHGELAQTGSPSILCSALPNHWRSNKSLPGAFKVIALDDVPDGTLVTIKCGNDENYCGELRNCTAIMKNQVAKFNDLRFVGRSGRGKSFTLTITIATYPVQIASYTKAIKVTVDGPREPRSYGYPHPGAFNPFMLNPAWLDAAYMTYGYADYFRHQAALHHPALAKSSPTLPTNGSAGATVVPPPPPPAVNDFHPAQLTPPPVGAPPNAALGMIPTPPGSSYGVGMPQFPFNPVAAAAFHPYNLAAAGLRVPSHNLHNTSIGSSHGSTEHISPVHISPASSRPSSSSPPVHAHNTSTASSNHKANTSLEQSLSDADPDVDSDDEQIDVVKSAFVPILRPPIVPRTLPSAVEELEKSQQKPQQQQPRMRCELKAPSAMKTRQSPIITAATKLKAAVNATKTVWRPY, encoded by the exons ATGCACTTACCGGCCGGTCCCACAATGGTCGCTGCGCCCGCGCAACTCGCCAACGGCCCCGCACCGCCTAGCGCCATGCCACATGCCCAGAGCGGCGCGCCCACACATGTGCCCAGCTCGGCCAGTTCGACAGGCTCCTCAACACCAGATAATAGCagcagtaataacaacaacaacaacagctcatCCACCAAATTGCCACCCTCCATGACCGATATGTTCGCCAGTCTGCACGAAATGTTGCAGGAATATCACGGCGAGCTGGCACAGACCGGTTCGCCATCGATCCTCTGCAGCGCCTTGCCGAATCATTGGCGCTCCAATAAGTCGCTGCCGGGCGCTTTCAAAGTGATCGCTTTGGATGATGTGCCCGACGGCACACTGGTCACCATCAAATGCGGCAATGATGAGAACTATTGCGGCGAATTGCGTAATTGTACGGCGATTATGAAGAATCAAGTGGCGAAATTCAATGATCTGCGCTTTGTCGGACGTTCGGGACGTGGCAAATCTTTCACGCTAACCATCACCATTGCCACATATCCGGTGCAGATAGCGAGCTACACGAAGGCGATCAAAGTGACCGTGGACGGACCGCGGGAACCAAGAA GTTATGGTTATCCACACCCGGGCGCTTTCAATCCTTTCATGCTCAATCCCGCGTGGCTTGATGCCGCCTACATGACATATGGCTATGCGGACTACTTCCGTCACCAGGCCGCGCTACATCATCCCGCCTTGGCGAAGAGTTCACCCACATTGCCCACAAATGGCAGCGCTGGCGCTACAGTCgtaccgccaccaccaccaccagcagTAAACGATTTCCACCCCGCGCAGCTGACACCACCGCCGGTAGGCGCGCCACCAAACGCCGCACTCGGCATGATACCCACACCGCCTGGCTCCTCGTACGGTGTAGGCATGCCACAATTTCCCTTCAATCCAGTCGCCGCAGCCGCCTTCCACCCGTACAACCTCGCCGCCGCCGGCCTGCGTGTGCCCAGTCATAATCTACACAACACCTCGATCGGCAGCTCGCATGGCTCAACGGAACACATCAGCCCCGTGCACATAAGTCCCGCTTCGTCGCGTCCATCATCGTCCTCGCCACCCGTACACGCACACAACACCAGCACTGCGAGCAGCAACCATAAAGCCAACACCTCGCTGGAGCAATCGCTATCCGATGCCGATCCCGATGTCGACTCGGATGATGAGCAAATCGATGTTGTCAAATCCGCTTTCGTGCCCATACTACGTCCACCAATTGTGCCGCGTACGCTACCATCTGCCGTTGAGGAGTTGGAGAAGTCCCAGCAGaagccgcagcagcagcagccacgCATGCGTTGCGAGCTGAAAGCGCCCTCCGCCATGAAGACGCGTCAATCGCCCATCATTACGGCCGCTACCAAGCTGAAGGCGGCTGTGAATGCCACAAAAACGGTATGGCGTCCCTACTGA
- the LOC120775598 gene encoding segmentation protein Runt isoform X1, which yields MHLPAGPTMVAAPAQLANGPAPPSAMPHAQSGAPTHVPSSASSTGSSTPDNSSSNNNNNNSSSTKLPPSMTDMFASLHEMLQEYHGELAQTGSPSILCSALPNHWRSNKSLPGAFKVIALDDVPDGTLVTIKCGNDENYCGELRNCTAIMKNQVAKFNDLRFVGRSGRGKSFTLTITIATYPVQIASYTKAIKVTVDGPREPRSKQSYGYPHPGAFNPFMLNPAWLDAAYMTYGYADYFRHQAALHHPALAKSSPTLPTNGSAGATVVPPPPPPAVNDFHPAQLTPPPVGAPPNAALGMIPTPPGSSYGVGMPQFPFNPVAAAAFHPYNLAAAGLRVPSHNLHNTSIGSSHGSTEHISPVHISPASSRPSSSSPPVHAHNTSTASSNHKANTSLEQSLSDADPDVDSDDEQIDVVKSAFVPILRPPIVPRTLPSAVEELEKSQQKPQQQQPRMRCELKAPSAMKTRQSPIITAATKLKAAVNATKTVWRPY from the exons ATGCACTTACCGGCCGGTCCCACAATGGTCGCTGCGCCCGCGCAACTCGCCAACGGCCCCGCACCGCCTAGCGCCATGCCACATGCCCAGAGCGGCGCGCCCACACATGTGCCCAGCTCGGCCAGTTCGACAGGCTCCTCAACACCAGATAATAGCagcagtaataacaacaacaacaacagctcatCCACCAAATTGCCACCCTCCATGACCGATATGTTCGCCAGTCTGCACGAAATGTTGCAGGAATATCACGGCGAGCTGGCACAGACCGGTTCGCCATCGATCCTCTGCAGCGCCTTGCCGAATCATTGGCGCTCCAATAAGTCGCTGCCGGGCGCTTTCAAAGTGATCGCTTTGGATGATGTGCCCGACGGCACACTGGTCACCATCAAATGCGGCAATGATGAGAACTATTGCGGCGAATTGCGTAATTGTACGGCGATTATGAAGAATCAAGTGGCGAAATTCAATGATCTGCGCTTTGTCGGACGTTCGGGACGTGGCAAATCTTTCACGCTAACCATCACCATTGCCACATATCCGGTGCAGATAGCGAGCTACACGAAGGCGATCAAAGTGACCGTGGACGGACCGCGGGAACCAAGAAGTAAGCAAA GTTATGGTTATCCACACCCGGGCGCTTTCAATCCTTTCATGCTCAATCCCGCGTGGCTTGATGCCGCCTACATGACATATGGCTATGCGGACTACTTCCGTCACCAGGCCGCGCTACATCATCCCGCCTTGGCGAAGAGTTCACCCACATTGCCCACAAATGGCAGCGCTGGCGCTACAGTCgtaccgccaccaccaccaccagcagTAAACGATTTCCACCCCGCGCAGCTGACACCACCGCCGGTAGGCGCGCCACCAAACGCCGCACTCGGCATGATACCCACACCGCCTGGCTCCTCGTACGGTGTAGGCATGCCACAATTTCCCTTCAATCCAGTCGCCGCAGCCGCCTTCCACCCGTACAACCTCGCCGCCGCCGGCCTGCGTGTGCCCAGTCATAATCTACACAACACCTCGATCGGCAGCTCGCATGGCTCAACGGAACACATCAGCCCCGTGCACATAAGTCCCGCTTCGTCGCGTCCATCATCGTCCTCGCCACCCGTACACGCACACAACACCAGCACTGCGAGCAGCAACCATAAAGCCAACACCTCGCTGGAGCAATCGCTATCCGATGCCGATCCCGATGTCGACTCGGATGATGAGCAAATCGATGTTGTCAAATCCGCTTTCGTGCCCATACTACGTCCACCAATTGTGCCGCGTACGCTACCATCTGCCGTTGAGGAGTTGGAGAAGTCCCAGCAGaagccgcagcagcagcagccacgCATGCGTTGCGAGCTGAAAGCGCCCTCCGCCATGAAGACGCGTCAATCGCCCATCATTACGGCCGCTACCAAGCTGAAGGCGGCTGTGAATGCCACAAAAACGGTATGGCGTCCCTACTGA